From a single Rosa rugosa chromosome 7, drRosRugo1.1, whole genome shotgun sequence genomic region:
- the LOC133720058 gene encoding 65-kDa microtubule-associated protein 6-like, producing MLALGSSTISFRASSGCNHLLKELQQIWNDIGESAADQDCMLLELERECLEVYRRKVDEAANTKARLHQSVAAKEAELATLMATLGELNIDSPIRREKRSSSLKEKLASVAPLLDNLKMKKEARMKQFSDIRTQIEKIIEEISGYDHLNSSLISSLTLDEHDLSSRKLTEYQAHLHTLQKEKVSIL from the exons ATGCTAGCTCTTGGGAGTTCCACTATCAGCTTCAGAGCAAGCAGTGGCTGCAATCATTTGCTCAAAGAGCTTCAg caaatATGGAATGACATTGGTGAGAGCGCGGCAGACCAAGACTGCATGTTGTTGGAGTTGGAAAGGGAATGCTTAGAAGTTTACAGGAGGAAGGTTGATGAAGCTGCCAATACCAAGGCACGCCTTCATCAGTCCGTTGCAGCAAAAGAAGCTGAGCTCGCCACTCTCATGGCTACTCTGGGGGAACTCAATATTGATTCACCG ATACGGAGAGAAAAGAGATCAAGTTCTTTAAAAGAGAAACTCGCATCTGTTGCACCACTGCTAGACAATctaaaaatgaagaaagaggCACGAATGAAGCAATTTTCAGATATAAGGACACAAATTGAGAAGATCATCGAGGAAATATCTGGTTACGATCATCTCAACAGTTCTTTGATCAGTTCATTAACCCTTGATGAACATGACTTGTCATCGAGGAAGCTAACTGAATATCAAGCGCATCTGCACACCCTTCAAAAGGAGAAGGTGAGTATATTATGA